The bacterium genomic interval ACGACGCGGGTGCGCCGGTGTCATCAGGCCTTTTTCTCTGCACGATGACCGCCGGTCATTATCAATTCACCCGCAAAATGATTCTCATGAGATAAGGAGCATGCATGGAAACCGTTCAAACGTTCAAGGTGGAAAAATTGCAGGTGCAGGTCTATCAAAGCAAGTCGGCGCTCGCGGATGCGGCTGCGGCGTGGGTGAGCGCTTTGCTGGATGAGGCGATCCGTGAGAAAGGCAGGGCCAATTTGATTCTGGCCACCGGCGCCTCACAGTTCGAGTTGGTCGAGAGCCTTAAAAAAAAGGCGATTGAATGGAAGCGCATCACTGTTTTTCATTTGGATGAATACAAAGGCATGTCCATCACCCATCCCGCCAGCTTTCGCAAATACTTGAAAGAGAGAATTCTGGATGAGGTGCAACCGGCGCAGGTGCATCTGCTGAACGGCGACAGCCCGGATGTGGAGGCCGAGTTAAAACGATATGAATCTCTGCTGGCGGCGAGCGAGATCGATTGCGCCTGCATCGGCATCGGTGAGAACGGCCACATTGCGTTTAATGATCCAGCGGTGGCGGATTTTCATGATCCGCGGCTGGTCAAGGTGGTGGATTTGGACGAAGCGTGCCGGCGGCAGCAGCTGGGAGAGGGGTGGTTTCCGACGTTGGCGGATGTGCCCACACAGGCCTTGAGCCTGACAATCCCGGCCATCATGCGTTGCCGCGCCATCAGCTGCGTGGTGCCGGATCAGCGCAAGGCAGCGGCGGTGCGGGCAGCGCTCTACGGACCCATCGAGACCGCTTGCCCGGCTTCGATCCTGCGCACCCACGCCCACGCCAAGCTGTTTCTCGATTCACACTCCTCGAGCCTGATCCAGTTCCCCTGACAGCGGATAGGGCGATCCGGCCTTCTGTTCCAGGGCGGCGAGGATGAGCTGCGCTGCCTGAAGAGGGGAAAAGTGGGCGGTGTTGATCATCAGGTCGTAGTGATCCGGATCGTTGGGATCACGATTGAAATATTTTTTCACAAAGGCCAACCGCTCCTGATCAACCTTTTGGACGATGGCCTGTGCTTCCCGGGGGCTGATGGTGCGCCGTTGCGCCAGACGGTGGCTGCGCCACTGGAGCGGCGCATGGATCAGGACGCGCACGCCCTGCTGCGGTTTAAGTACGAAGACACTGCCCCGTCCGATGAGGATCGCCTGACCATGCTCGGCGAACGCGGCCAGCACGGCCAGGAGATGTTTGCCGTAACGATCGATGTCCAAATGTTCGCGGCTCAACATAGTCTGCAGCCAGGTTTCGATCTCGCCTTTTTTCTTTTCATCAAAGCTCTCTACCACCTGGCTGCGCACGTGCGCGTTCTGTGCGATGAAATCCACCAACTCCCGGTCGTAGACCGGCCAGTTGAG includes:
- a CDS encoding glucosamine-6-phosphate deaminase, coding for METVQTFKVEKLQVQVYQSKSALADAAAAWVSALLDEAIREKGRANLILATGASQFELVESLKKKAIEWKRITVFHLDEYKGMSITHPASFRKYLKERILDEVQPAQVHLLNGDSPDVEAELKRYESLLAASEIDCACIGIGENGHIAFNDPAVADFHDPRLVKVVDLDEACRRQQLGEGWFPTLADVPTQALSLTIPAIMRCRAISCVVPDQRKAAAVRAALYGPIETACPASILRTHAHAKLFLDSHSSSLIQFP
- a CDS encoding cytidylate kinase-like family protein, whose protein sequence is RWEKHVAKQVTMWRVRHSEKAAGKEPRLPAQWAGLSVAFSRMHGAGGDDVAQALSGLLNWPVYDRELVDFIAQNAHVRSQVVESFDEKKKGEIETWLQTMLSREHLDIDRYGKHLLAVLAAFAEHGQAILIGRGSVFVLKPQQGVRVLIHAPLQWRSHRLAQRRTISPREAQAIVQKVDQERLAFVKKYFNRDPNDPDHYDLMINTAHFSPLQAAQLILAALEQKAGSPYPLSGELDQARGV